CTCGGCAGAGACAGGTGCAGGGCAGCGCAGTTGAAGACGAGGTGGCCGGCTCCAGGTCTTTCCTCGCATCCTGCTCAAAAACACTATTGAAGCGGACACAGCTGTCTGCTGACTGGTAGGAGAGTTTTCTCTGCAAATGtgccctggaaaaaaaaaaactgcctGTAATCTTTTCATATGACAGAACGAGATGTGGTGAGGGGTTTTAGGAATTAACCTTTGACTCTCCTGCTTTCGTAGTCTGGCGTTCagggggggagagagagatgTCGTTGAAACCATTCGCCTACCCATTGCCCGAAACAAGATTTCTTCATGCTGGCAGGCATGTGTACAAATTTAAACTCCGGTATGGCAACTTCAACAGGTATGTGTGTTAAAGCCTAGAAGTGAGCCTGTTTGTTTACTCCGTGTGGCCATGAGTTAATACAAGACCTTAAAACATAAAACTCAGGTGGGTAGAAAGTTTACACTTGTGGATAAGGGATGCTTCTCAAGAGTAATAGATTAGGATTTAATCTGCCCActaagtattttttcctgttcagtgagaattgttttgttgctgtttaaaCTCTTACATGAAATGTAGCTTCATTGTGTTTTGACTGGGATGGTTCCAATTCTCTCTTTGTTTCACAGCTCTCCCAATCTTGGTCTCACTGAAAGTGCTGCCAAGGAGTCAGAGGTAGGAGCTGAGGCAGGTCAATAGGATCTTAGATGGGTGTTAGGCTGAACAAATCATAGGCTTGTTACAGGACTGAGAACATTCTGTCTAGTGCAGCATTTCAAATGTGAGTGGTGAAGAACTTCCCTGGAGAGTctgagcatgaaaaaaaaaaaaagaagacataaaTGAGAAATGTTCCTCAACAGGCAGAATTTGGTGTAGAGGagttctgcttttgtttgaaatattcCAAAGAAGCTGCTGACTGTTAAAATTGGATAAATGGAAACTCCTGTTTGTTGATCTAGTCACACCCAGTTCCTGTCTGATTCCTCTTCAGAGTCATTCTTGCAGGAGTTCTTTCCCAGATTTCAGTCTTAACCTCGAAACTGAATACCACTTTCAAGTTGTCAGGCTTGATTCTTGGTTTTTCAGGAGCTGTGGAAGTACTGGTGAGCTGGCTTAATGGAGGCTGATCTAATGCTAAATTGCACGTGCTTTTCTTGCAACTGTGGAACCAATGGGTGTTCTTTTAATGATGCCATTGCTTTGTGTCCAAGCACAAATTGATGGTCACAACTGATGAGTTGTTTTGTTGTCATCTTCTGAGACAGAAGAAGGCCCCTGCCATTCCTAGTAAATTGAGACAAATATACTGCCTTCTTAAAAATGCTCCTTCCTATTACTTAATTTCTAAAAGGCTTCAGAGTACAGTAATAGCAGTAAAAACcttactgaagaaaataagctGATTTTAATTGATatgaagaattaaatttttttcacttttgaaaatactgaaagatactactagaaaaaaattgtgtttgtaGAGGAGGAGTTTGTTGGGGAAGGAACTGCAGTTCCTTTGTAACTGATTTGGGTCGATATTCAGAGAAAGAGGAGTAGGTAAATGCTATGTGTgttttgctggaaaaataaaatgacactccttaaatttaaaacttcttaaatttaaaagcacACTTCCATTTCCACAGTCATTCTTCTATGTTAATTCAAGATTAAGATACTCATTCACCTAAATTTCTGTGAGTCTATCAGTGCAGTGCACTCTAAAATGGTGAGAGGGAGTGGGGcgaaggggaggaggaaaagcagaatatcTAGAACCTGGACTTCCATGATTCATGCAAACTGTGAAGtaaggttaatttttttcccaaaccttGAACATGCACTTGACAGTGGAATTGTGActatgtttttaatatttttcctttgtttatttttttttgcctctccaGGAAGTGATTCGAGTGATCCTTGGAAATCTTGATGATTTACATCCATTTTCTACAGACCACTTCACTGTCTTTCCCTGTATCCTTTCTTTCCTACTCataaaagaaaagatttaatgATTGGTATCTGTTGGGCATTGCATAAGTCAATATTTATGTGTAGGAGTGTGCAGATCTTTAGCTGGAGTAGTACTACTTCGATCCTTGCAGTTTGATGTTGGCTGAAGATACTGTGAACACCTCAGATGTTGCCTTCACTAAAGAACTGATGTGACGAGCAtgttttgcagtgttttcaCCCACACAGCCCTGCGTTCCAAAATAGGTTTAGCCAGAGCAGAAGAAGACGTATATAAAGTGCCAGGAAGCCCACCTCATGCACTTGCAATCACATCTGGTTCCCAAAGGTTTGTACAGTGTAAAGCGCTCCTTACaggcccagcagtgctggcccaCAGTGTAAAGCGCTCCTTACAGGCCCAGCAGTAAGGCCCGTGGGCAGGGAAACTCACAGTGCAGCTGTGAGGTCCCTCGAGGTTAAACCACCATGAGCCTTTGGTGATGGAGGGTGGGAGCAAGTGTGAGTCTGTGCTCGTGTCTCCACAGAGATGGCTGAGGGAAGCAAAAAACACCTCACAGAGTGAGCTTTACAAGGAGCAGTAGTTGAGCTAAGATAATTGGAAGTCCAGACGGGCTTTTCAACACACCTGCAGGATTGTCATCCAGTTATCCCCTCTTCAGTGAACATCTTTGAAGCCTAATGTGAAGCAAATGTCATCCGCACCTTACTGTGTCATTCACCTTACTATGCTCATGCCCCTCACTCCTGTGGGACCAGTCAGCAGATCTTTTCCATCTTCCCTAAAGTTTGCAGAGGCATTGAGCTGCTGTCAGTAAGGCCTGTTGTCCACAGACAATGCTGTAAAAGCTCTGTGCAATTGCACCACATAGTTGTGTAGAAACTGATACTTGAATATGGGCATGCACAGTTTTGAGGAGTGTggtttcctgggattttttgaTGCAGAAATTCTGAGGCATTTGAGATTGGATTATTCCAGCTAGCAGCTGTACTACAGGCTCCTCTACTTTCTAGGTGTTTTTTTCATCAGAATGCACCAACACTggcctttgttttttttcttctggcttgCACAACTGGACAGAATTTAGTCATGTCTGCTACATATTCTCCagattattaatttaaattgacatgaattaattaaattaaattattattttataaaatagatGGTAACcattaatatttctgtgtaGTTGCTATTGTGTAATGGGTTAAGAAGTTATTCTCCTGAGGCTTTtgttgaagagaaaaataattcagttaaaTGTTAGTGTTTTCCAGTCCTAAAGGTGTGTCAGCTTTTGGATCAGATCTGGCATCACCTCCTGTGATTCTGAGTGCCCAGGAGTAATGAACACTTCAAGGCATTCCCCTCCTGTATTATGCATATTGCCCTTCTGCATAATGCAGAAGACTGCATTATGCCTCCTAATAGCAGGCAGGAATGAGGccatcctttttttctgtccaaagCAGGTCCGTGTGACAGCAGCTTATTCCTGTTAGAGTCAAGAAGTTAAGATAGCCAAAAACATCATTGTACAGAAGACACCCAACCCAGCCAACATTATTGGTTTGCTTCTCTAAAGCTCAGCCAGTTCTGCCTGTGTGTTGAGGAATGTTTGGTTCACAGACTTGTATTTGTAGAACTTGGAGTCCATCTGCATGTTTAGCCAGCACTGGGCCTGCAAGAGAACTGTGAGCTCAGAAGCCTGGCATGAGGACTTGTCTTACAGTTGGTGTGTCGGGCTCCTCTCTGTATTGTGACTCTTTGTTAATCACCAGCTATAAGTCCTTCTATCAACgactgagagagagagatgggtACTACTGACAGTCATCAGAATCTGAATTTACTGTGAGCTACATATGCTTTTACACCATTTTTAGGAAGGCTAGCAATTTTTTACTACATTCATTGGGTTAAACATCACACAGACAAACTTTACATTTCTACTTAGTTCAATGTTCTTTCCTGTGGCCAGTCTTGATCCAGTCTTCTTGTAATCTTCAaagctctgtttgctcttgCCAAGGCATCTTGGTTATCAAACTGCATATGCTAATTAAATCCACAGTACTCTCTGTCTTAGCTCCTCCCACAAGCCAAAATCCAGGCAATTTCAGTTCTTAAAGGAGCTTATTGTATCATTGTTTCATCATCTGCTGCCCCCAGGATGTTAGTTTCTGCTAGCAAGTGTGGACTAACAGCATTCATTTCACCTATTTCTAGCTGAGATCAGAGATGAGTGAGGAGACTTACATCCAGCACCATTTGTTCTTCCAGGCAGAAGCTCCTGGATGTCAGAACTACACTCATATGAATGACTGTAACTGTGGTGGTTGTTATGtcaattttttcctccattttgaACTGTGAAGTAGATTTAATGATGCTGCTTGTATGAATCCAAatagttttcaatttttaaataaaaattttaaataatttaattaggAAGACTGCTGAGGGAGTTTTTATTCATAGCTTTAGAAGAGCTTGGCatggtttttttgtgggaggATGTCAGTACTGAAGGCAAACACAGTTAAGGGGATAGAACACTATTAATACAGGTGACTGATGGGGCAGAGTGGATAACTGATGGGGCAGAGTGGATAAGTAAACCTGGATAAGTGTTTCCTGTAGTGTGTTACTGGTGCAGTTTATACAAGTTCATAGTAGCAGATTGCATTTGCTCCCTTGTGCACATGTGCAGTGTGCTGTAACTTTTGAAGCTTTAGAAGACATTGTCAGGACTCATGCTCCTTTGAAATGTTAGTGTTGTGTTTTTAAGTCTTACCATTCTTCTCAGATTTGAGTAAATGGGAGCAAGTATCAAAGATGAAATTCAAACATGAGAATGTCCATCTTGTGCCTTATCCCTACATTTGTACATTGTATCTAGAATTGAACTCCTTTCAGCGAAACATATCTTGTGGTAAGTcactgtgattattttttggTAATTTCTGGAAACATCTATGATCTAtgtcttgcttttctcttttccttcacctGCTGTATCTGAATCAGAGCAAAACTGCATGTGGGATGACTGTACCTTGAGTCTGAAATAGTGCATTACAGGGTGTTCTTTATTGTCTCGTATTGCTTTTCTAAAATTCCCTGAATTCCTCTTTGTCTTTTCAATTACCACTGACTCTTTAGCTGGTATTTTTATGAAGCAATGCCCAGTGGCTCCCAaccttcattttttaatgtcagtCATTGGGTTGGAGCCAGCACATACATGTATATGggacacatttttcttccttgtgcttGACTACATTTGTTGACATAGAACATCACACTCTTTGTTGCTATTTTCCTAAagaaagaatgtatttttgtaaaaaaatcattatagTAATCATGGCAATAATGTATTTTGTATAATTAGCAAACATTTTCACCTCAATAGTGTCttgttttccaggttttctATGAATTCTCTGAACAACTTCAGGCCACAGCTAAGACCTCCATGGGACTGTACATTTAAACTCCCCTGTTGTGAAAATTGAGTATTCTTACTATTTCCTGATCTGATTATCAGGCACTAAAAAAAgttactgtttctttttaatgactGCTTAGCAGATAATGTGATCTTTATTAAATGGCCAACTAGTAATTTCTTAGTCTTACCTATTTACATCCCCTATCAAACATCCCATGTGTGGATGTAAAAACTTCTAACCATGGAGAGTTCATTCACTTCCCTGTACACTTGCTCCAGTATTTAATTGCCCTATCCAGATAGTTGTACAGCATCACTATTCTAAAATTAGAAACAGTATAAGGCATTGTTACTTTCAGACTTGATATCTCACATTTCTCCTGGTGGGGATTTTTCTTCACGGAAATATGTGTGAATCCCATAGATCCTACAGCTGGCCAGTATTCTCTAGAGGCTGTGTTCCAGATGCCCTTGCATCTTCTATCTGGTACCCAAAGCACAGTGAGATGCTAACTGTTTTTCAGGCCCTTCTTTTCTGAAGACACCTTTGACTTCTTTAAGCAGTTGTCCCGTCCCGTTAATATCTGGTGTTTATAGCCAGGAATTCTGGTTCAGAAAGAGCTGTATTTgaacattttctatttcagtgtATCATATGCAGGTCCAGACTGTTTCACAGTAGTTTATCTTGCTCCTGGAATAGGAATTGTAGTGCAAAGGTGTACTTTTCAGTTGGTTAAAGAAAGTCCAGTCTAAATATTCACCAAGTTTTATACCTCTGTTGCAGGTAAAGAAGTAAACAAGGGCAGTGATGAGCTTGTAAGTTGtgcatttggttttattttcttttgttgtttatGTTCTAAGTACTCTTGAGAAGCAGAATATATGCCTTTAGGCAATGCTAGAGTTCTCCTACCACTAGGAGTTAGTCAGTGTAAAGTGGCATGGAATTCTCACCTAGAACCATCCAAGAGGAGAGAAGTTTTCTTCTGACAGTTCTGCTGGGCTTGGAAAGCAATGCTATATCAGGacctgagagctgctgccttcagttCCATGGATTTTCTGCAAGCCTGAGTGAGCTGTCCAGTGTTTTCTTCACTGGCAGAATCTGCGAGGTTGATATTGCTGAGTAATTAAGTAGTTCCCTAGGTACTGTGTCATAAACAGCAAAGTTATACTTATTTGAGAAGTTTTTGTGTAATGAGAGCTGAGGTAAGTGTCTGAAGTGAATTAATGAAGAATAATTCAAATCCAAATTCCCCTAAGTAATTTTTCTATCTCTGCATTCTTGCTACTTACATTCCTTTGCAGTCCTCTGAAAATGGAGGAAATAGGATGTCCTAGAAGGAAATACTTTGTTTAAAACTGTTGAGCATAATTCTCTGGCTGACCTCCCAATGCTTGTTTTAGTCCTGAatccttttttggttttcagcATATAAGCACGAacaatttttgcaaaatatgaATGTACATTAACTatgaattttcttctaaaatagAAAGGTCAAAATAAATTGTTACCAATATCAAATTTGCAATGTTTGAAGGTCAGGAGAAGAAATGAAGTGTCAGAAAATACTGCAATGAAAGAATCAGTGAAGAGGAGAAGAGTGGAAGTCAGAGATGATGCCTCATGCCCACAATCATACATGGACAGGTCAGTTGATTCCAAAAGAGTCTTCCAGGGcacatattaatatttttaatgtctcttGTACCTTCCtcatgtttcatttctgtgcaaTGCTTTgccccatttttcttcttttttttcttccatgggTAACAGAATCTAAGCATCATTGCTcatattggggaaaaaagtgatcCTGTACTTTCCAAGTTCCCATACCATTGACCAGAGCTCTGCCTGTTTAACTTCTCTGTGTTCACGTCACCTTTTGAGTCACAGTGAGGTAGGTGATAGCTCAGCGGCCACACAGAACAGTGCACTGTCTTGCACATCTGAGTCTAGGACAGCAAGGGAGCAACTGGAACCAGTTTTCCACCCAACCTGCTCTACTGAGCCACCTGATGAATGCCACCCTCTTGGCTCGAGGCCTTGGAACCTGCTCTTTTCAAAGTGCTTTAAAGTCTCATTAAATTGCACATGTTCTGTGTACACATTAGTGTTGTCACACAACTTCACCATATGTTTCTTTGGTAGCTAAACTTCTCATGGTCATTCCC
This DNA window, taken from Ficedula albicollis isolate OC2 chromosome 12, FicAlb1.5, whole genome shotgun sequence, encodes the following:
- the C12H11orf85 gene encoding LOW QUALITY PROTEIN: membrane-anchored junction protein (The sequence of the model RefSeq protein was modified relative to this genomic sequence to represent the inferred CDS: substituted 1 base at 1 genomic stop codon), with the translated sequence MSLKPFAYPLPETRFLHAGRHVYKFKLRYGNFNRYVCXSLEEVIRVILGNLDDLHPFSTDHFTVFPYLSKWEQVSKMKFKHENVHLVPYPYICTLYLELNSFQRNISCGKEVNKGSDELVRRRNEVSENTAMKESVKRRRVEVRDDASCPQSYMDRTGADCVHQMNKAEHGFEKNSSKANELEFSPASLTKDCDQLNFWEPVKFGLEQKRVASQAEGAVQLLQQMDQTGKKGNMKSEGRGLSHFWRSIIFSPLQHLFGGKN